In Methylococcus geothermalis, one genomic interval encodes:
- a CDS encoding 16S rRNA (uracil(1498)-N(3))-methyltransferase, with the protein MRISRLYLPVPLASGADVVLDGEHAHYLRTVLRLKRGFDLTVFNGEGGEFAARIVACHREEVRLAVGDYRPVDRESRLGVHLGLGISRGERMDLAIQKAVELGVGAITPLFTERCVVQLDGERKAQRLEHWRRVVWAACEQSGRNRVPEVLEPRSLDAWLPAAAGLKIFLDPHARGGLRELEPPVGMVTLLSGPEGGFSDAEREAAVAESFTPIRLGPRVLRTETAALAALTAIQTLWGDLAA; encoded by the coding sequence ATGCGCATTTCCAGGCTCTATCTGCCGGTGCCACTGGCATCGGGCGCCGATGTCGTGCTGGACGGGGAGCACGCCCATTATCTGCGCACGGTCCTGCGGCTCAAGCGCGGCTTCGATCTCACGGTGTTCAACGGCGAAGGCGGCGAATTTGCCGCGCGCATCGTCGCCTGCCATCGCGAGGAGGTCAGGCTGGCGGTCGGCGATTACCGGCCGGTCGACCGGGAATCCCGGCTCGGTGTCCATCTGGGACTGGGCATCTCGCGGGGCGAGCGCATGGACTTGGCCATCCAGAAGGCGGTGGAGCTGGGGGTCGGCGCGATCACCCCGCTGTTCACCGAACGCTGCGTGGTGCAGCTCGATGGCGAACGCAAGGCGCAGCGGCTGGAGCACTGGCGCCGGGTGGTTTGGGCCGCCTGTGAGCAGAGCGGGCGCAACCGGGTGCCGGAAGTGCTGGAGCCGCGCTCCCTGGACGCTTGGCTACCGGCCGCAGCGGGCCTCAAGATTTTTCTCGACCCCCATGCCCGCGGTGGCCTGCGGGAGCTGGAACCGCCCGTCGGCATGGTGACCCTGCTGTCGGGACCGGAAGGCGGCTTCAGCGACGCCGAGCGCGAAGCGGCGGTGGCGGAGTCGTTCACTCCCATCCGGCTCGGTCCGCGCGTGCTGCGCACCGAAACCGCCGCCCTGGCCGCGCTGACGGCGATCCAGACCCTGTGGGGCGACCTGGCCGCTTGA
- a CDS encoding multifunctional CCA addition/repair protein: MKAFLVGGAVRDRLLGLPVRERDWVVVGESPEAMIARGFRPVGRDFPVFLHPETHEEYALARTERKTAPGYRGFVVHAEPDVTLEQDLERRDLTINAMAETPDGQLVDPFGGRRDLEARLLRHVSPAFAEDPVRILRVARFTARLTPLGFRVAPETLVAMRRMVEAGEVDALVPERVWAELAKALAEPAPSAFFRTLRDCGALERLFPEIERLFGVPQPPQHHPEIDTGVHTLMVLDQAARLTADPSARFAALTHDLGKALTPPERWPSHRGHERLGLDALNALCDRFRAPNAYRRLAEKVMRYHGLCHRAAELRTSTLVDLLDRLGALKRHDDTLELFLLACEADARGRTGFEDRPYPQADWLRQARRAAVAVDSRPLLEQQLQGPAFGQALRYARIAAVRRLRAARSTEPPRDRRPGPLPQGEGG, translated from the coding sequence ATGAAAGCCTTTTTGGTCGGCGGCGCCGTCCGTGACCGCCTGCTCGGCCTGCCGGTCCGGGAACGTGACTGGGTCGTGGTGGGCGAATCGCCGGAAGCCATGATCGCGCGCGGCTTCCGCCCCGTAGGCCGCGACTTTCCGGTGTTCCTGCACCCGGAAACCCACGAGGAGTATGCCCTCGCCCGCACCGAGCGCAAGACCGCGCCCGGCTACCGCGGTTTCGTCGTGCATGCCGAGCCCGACGTCACGCTGGAGCAGGACCTGGAACGGCGCGACCTCACCATCAACGCCATGGCGGAAACGCCGGACGGTCAGCTCGTCGATCCCTTTGGCGGCCGGCGCGACCTGGAAGCTCGGCTGCTGCGGCACGTTTCGCCCGCCTTCGCCGAAGATCCGGTGCGCATCCTGCGCGTTGCCCGCTTCACGGCCCGGCTGACGCCGCTCGGTTTCCGCGTGGCGCCGGAAACCCTGGTGGCAATGCGGCGCATGGTCGAGGCCGGGGAGGTCGACGCCCTGGTGCCGGAACGGGTCTGGGCCGAACTCGCCAAGGCCCTGGCCGAACCGGCGCCCTCGGCCTTCTTCCGGACCCTGCGCGACTGCGGGGCACTGGAACGGCTGTTCCCGGAAATCGAGCGGCTGTTCGGGGTACCCCAGCCGCCGCAGCATCATCCCGAGATCGACACCGGCGTGCACACCCTGATGGTGCTGGATCAGGCCGCGCGGCTGACCGCCGACCCTTCCGCCCGCTTCGCCGCCCTGACCCACGACCTCGGCAAGGCGCTCACGCCGCCGGAACGCTGGCCCAGCCATCGCGGCCACGAGCGCCTCGGCCTCGACGCCCTGAACGCGTTGTGCGACCGCTTCCGCGCGCCCAACGCCTACCGCCGGCTGGCGGAGAAAGTGATGCGCTACCACGGCCTCTGCCACCGCGCGGCGGAACTGCGCACCTCGACCCTGGTGGATCTGCTGGACCGGCTGGGCGCGCTCAAGCGTCACGACGACACCCTGGAACTCTTCCTGCTCGCCTGCGAGGCGGACGCCAGAGGAAGGACCGGCTTCGAGGACCGGCCCTATCCGCAGGCCGACTGGCTGCGGCAGGCGCGCCGCGCGGCCGTCGCGGTCGACAGCCGACCGCTGCTGGAACAACAACTGCAGGGCCCGGCGTTCGGCCAAGCCCTGCGGTATGCGCGCATCGCCGCCGTGCGGCGGCTCCGAGCCGCTCGGTCCACCGAGCCGCCTCGCGACCGCCGCCCCGGCCCTCTCCCCCAGGGAGAGGGAGGGTAA
- a CDS encoding CopD family protein yields the protein MMLLALVLHVLSAVLWVGGMFFAHQVLRPAAGLLDAPQRLRLWNAVFARFFPWVKGAIVLLFLTGFGLIHAYGGFGQVGWPVHLMLLIALTMTVIFGVIYARPYKALKAAVAAEDWAMGTEALGVIRRLVGINLLLGLITVAVASGGSFLPI from the coding sequence ATGATGTTACTGGCACTCGTACTGCATGTTCTGTCCGCCGTCCTGTGGGTCGGCGGCATGTTCTTCGCCCACCAGGTTTTGCGCCCCGCCGCCGGCCTGCTGGACGCGCCGCAACGGCTCCGGCTCTGGAATGCGGTGTTCGCGCGCTTCTTTCCCTGGGTCAAGGGCGCCATCGTGCTGCTGTTCCTCACCGGGTTCGGGTTGATCCATGCCTATGGCGGCTTCGGGCAGGTGGGGTGGCCGGTGCATCTGATGCTGCTCATCGCCCTCACCATGACCGTGATTTTCGGGGTGATCTACGCCAGGCCGTACAAGGCGTTGAAAGCCGCGGTGGCTGCGGAGGACTGGGCGATGGGGACGGAAGCCCTGGGCGTGATCCGCCGTCTGGTCGGCATCAATCTACTGCTCGGATTGATCACCGTGGCGGTGGCGAGCGGCGGGAGTTTCCTGCCGATTTGA
- a CDS encoding adenosylmethionine--8-amino-7-oxononanoate transaminase: MTSANREWMDRDLAVLWHPCSQMKDHESLPLIPIRRGEGVWLEDFDGKRYLDAISSWWVNLFGHCHPAINAALADQLGRLEQVIFAGFSHEPGIRLAERLTVVTPPGLERCFYADNGSVAVEVALKMSFHFWRNLGRHDKTRFVTLENSYHGETLGALAVGDVPLYKETYRPLLMEAVAAPSPDAYGREPGETEAGYAERRFRDMLAILERGAADICAVIVEPLVQCAGGMRMYDPVYLRLLREACDRLDIHLIADEIAVGFGRTGSLFACEQAGISPDFLCLSKGLTGGYLPLAAVLTRPEIYAAFYDDYGTLRAFLHSHSYTGNPLACRAALATLELFDRTDVLGHNRELACCMAEATERFLEHPHVAEVRQRGMILAIEMVKDKATREPYPWRERRGLRVYRRALERGVLLRPLGNVIYFMPPYVISPDQIRFMAEVAWEGLLLATED, translated from the coding sequence ATGACATCTGCCAACCGCGAATGGATGGACCGCGATCTGGCGGTGCTGTGGCATCCGTGCAGCCAGATGAAGGACCACGAGTCGCTGCCGCTGATCCCGATCCGGCGCGGCGAGGGTGTCTGGCTGGAAGACTTCGACGGCAAGCGCTACCTGGACGCGATCAGTTCCTGGTGGGTCAACCTGTTCGGCCACTGCCACCCCGCGATCAACGCCGCGCTGGCCGACCAGCTCGGGCGGCTGGAGCAGGTCATCTTCGCCGGTTTCAGCCACGAGCCGGGCATCCGGCTGGCCGAGCGGCTGACGGTCGTCACTCCGCCGGGGCTGGAGCGCTGTTTCTACGCCGACAACGGCTCGGTGGCGGTCGAGGTGGCGCTGAAGATGAGCTTCCACTTTTGGCGCAACCTGGGGCGGCACGACAAGACCCGCTTCGTCACCCTGGAGAACAGCTACCACGGCGAGACACTGGGCGCTCTGGCGGTGGGCGACGTTCCGCTGTACAAGGAAACCTACCGGCCCCTGCTGATGGAAGCCGTGGCCGCGCCCAGCCCCGACGCCTACGGACGCGAGCCGGGGGAAACCGAAGCCGGCTATGCCGAGCGGCGGTTCCGCGACATGCTGGCGATTCTGGAGCGTGGCGCCGCTGACATCTGCGCCGTGATCGTCGAACCGCTGGTGCAGTGCGCCGGCGGCATGCGCATGTACGACCCGGTCTATCTCCGTTTGCTGCGCGAGGCTTGCGACCGGCTCGACATCCACCTCATCGCCGACGAGATCGCGGTCGGTTTCGGCCGCACCGGCAGCCTGTTCGCCTGCGAGCAGGCCGGGATCAGTCCGGATTTCCTGTGCCTGTCCAAGGGTCTGACCGGCGGTTATCTGCCGCTGGCGGCGGTGTTGACCCGGCCGGAAATCTACGCGGCTTTCTACGACGACTACGGCACCCTGAGGGCCTTCCTGCATTCCCACAGCTACACCGGCAACCCGCTGGCCTGCCGGGCGGCTCTGGCGACGCTGGAGCTGTTCGATCGGACCGACGTGCTGGGGCACAACCGCGAACTGGCGTGCTGCATGGCCGAGGCCACGGAACGTTTCCTGGAGCATCCCCATGTCGCCGAGGTCCGCCAGCGCGGCATGATCCTGGCGATCGAGATGGTGAAGGACAAGGCGACCCGCGAACCCTATCCCTGGCGGGAGCGGCGCGGCCTGCGGGTCTACCGCCGCGCGCTGGAGCGGGGCGTGCTGCTGCGCCCCCTGGGCAATGTGATCTACTTCATGCCGCCCTATGTGATCAGCCCGGACCAGATCCGCTTCATGGCGGAAGTGGCCTGGGAAGGGCTGCTGCTGGCGACGGAAGATTGA
- a CDS encoding phosphoribosylaminoimidazolesuccinocarboxamide synthase — MTAPETLFESSLSSLRLKARGKVRDIYEAGDDLMLIVTTDRLSAFDVILPDPIPGKGRVLTHVSRFWFDRLKDRVPNHLSGTPLEAVLPDTGEREQVEGRAMVVKRLKPLPVEAVVRGYLIGSGWKDYQRSGAVCGIELPAGLRQAERLPEPLFTPSTKAEMGTHDENIGFDQVIGLVGRELAEQVREVALGLYREAAAYALARGIIIADTKFEFGVDEAGVLHWIDEALTPDSSRFWPADSYRPGISPPSFDKQFVRDYLETLDWDKKPPAPHLPPDILARTAEKYREAERRLTGG; from the coding sequence ATGACCGCCCCTGAGACATTGTTCGAATCCAGCCTGTCTTCACTGCGACTCAAAGCGCGGGGAAAAGTGCGCGATATCTACGAGGCCGGCGACGATCTGATGCTGATCGTCACGACGGACCGACTGTCGGCTTTCGACGTCATTTTACCCGACCCGATTCCGGGCAAGGGCCGGGTGCTGACCCACGTCTCGCGATTCTGGTTCGACCGCTTGAAGGACCGGGTGCCCAACCACCTTTCCGGGACGCCGCTGGAGGCGGTGCTGCCCGATACGGGCGAGCGCGAGCAGGTCGAGGGCCGGGCCATGGTGGTCAAACGCCTCAAGCCGTTGCCGGTGGAAGCCGTGGTGCGGGGTTATCTCATCGGCTCGGGCTGGAAGGACTACCAGCGCAGCGGCGCCGTCTGCGGCATCGAGCTGCCGGCGGGGCTGCGGCAGGCCGAGCGGCTGCCGGAACCGCTGTTCACGCCGTCCACCAAGGCCGAAATGGGCACTCACGACGAAAACATCGGGTTCGACCAGGTGATCGGCCTGGTCGGGCGGGAACTGGCCGAACAGGTGCGCGAGGTGGCTTTGGGCCTGTACCGGGAAGCGGCGGCCTATGCCTTGGCACGCGGCATCATCATCGCCGACACCAAGTTCGAATTCGGGGTGGACGAGGCCGGCGTGCTGCACTGGATCGACGAGGCGTTGACTCCGGATTCCTCGCGGTTCTGGCCGGCCGACAGCTACCGCCCCGGGATCAGCCCGCCGAGCTTCGACAAGCAGTTCGTGCGCGATTACCTGGAAACGCTGGACTGGGACAAGAAGCCCCCGGCGCCGCATCTGCCCCCGGACATCCTGGCCCGCACCGCGGAGAAATACCGGGAGGCGGAGCGGCGGCTGACCGGCGGTTGA
- the djlA gene encoding co-chaperone DjlA: MSWLGKLLGGTFGFLLGGPLGALLGAAIGHKLDGDKDKYAQIESDLSPGAQHRIQMAFFTATFSVMGHIARADGRVSEAEITVARTVMNRMDLSEGMRRAAIELFTRGKQPDFPLREAVEQFRKECHRRYALIRIFLEIQLEAAFADGPVNLAEERVLIAICDQLHISRFEYHAMKGRLDAAIRFARAYRSSSYGGNRNMPSRRREDTLQDAYAMLGIKASAGADEIKRAYRKLISRHHPDKLVAKGMPEEMVRIANEKTQQIRKAYEVIAAARNL, encoded by the coding sequence GTGAGCTGGCTCGGCAAACTCTTGGGGGGCACTTTCGGCTTTCTGCTCGGGGGCCCGCTGGGCGCCTTGCTGGGCGCCGCCATCGGCCACAAGCTGGACGGCGACAAGGACAAGTATGCCCAGATCGAGTCGGATCTGTCGCCGGGCGCCCAGCACCGCATCCAGATGGCCTTCTTCACCGCTACGTTCTCCGTGATGGGCCACATCGCCAGGGCCGACGGCCGTGTGTCCGAGGCGGAAATCACCGTGGCGCGGACGGTGATGAACCGCATGGACCTGTCCGAAGGCATGCGCCGCGCCGCCATCGAACTCTTCACCCGCGGCAAGCAACCGGACTTCCCGCTGCGGGAAGCGGTCGAGCAGTTCCGCAAGGAATGCCACCGCCGCTATGCCCTGATCCGGATTTTCCTGGAAATCCAGCTCGAAGCCGCCTTCGCCGACGGCCCCGTCAACCTGGCCGAGGAACGCGTCCTGATCGCCATTTGCGACCAGCTCCACATTTCGCGCTTCGAATATCATGCGATGAAAGGACGCCTGGATGCGGCGATACGCTTCGCCCGCGCCTATCGGAGTTCCTCCTACGGCGGCAACCGGAACATGCCGTCGCGCCGCCGCGAGGATACGCTGCAGGACGCCTACGCCATGCTCGGCATCAAGGCATCGGCCGGCGCCGACGAGATCAAGCGCGCCTACCGCAAGCTCATCAGCCGGCATCATCCGGACAAGCTGGTCGCCAAGGGGATGCCCGAGGAGATGGTGCGCATCGCCAACGAGAAGACCCAGCAGATCCGCAAGGCTTACGAGGTCATCGCGGCGGCGAGAAACCTCTGA